In one Streptomyces venezuelae genomic region, the following are encoded:
- a CDS encoding helix-turn-helix domain-containing protein, whose protein sequence is MTDGSDGSRMPREWVAAALRRERARAGLSLSELAKRAGIAKSTLSQLEAATGNPGIETLWALAVALGVPFSVLVESPAPAVTVIRAGEGPTMHAENSSYAGTLLSAGPTGVRRDIYHGALEPGAPRESDAHIPGSVEHLVISTGRLLAGPQGETVELTPGDYMSYRGDVPHSYEALEPNTTFVMIMQHT, encoded by the coding sequence ATGACCGACGGGTCCGACGGGTCCCGCATGCCGCGCGAGTGGGTGGCCGCTGCGCTGCGCCGCGAGCGCGCCAGAGCCGGGCTCTCCCTCTCCGAGCTGGCCAAGCGCGCGGGCATCGCGAAGTCCACGCTGTCCCAGCTGGAGGCGGCCACGGGCAACCCCGGCATCGAGACGCTCTGGGCGCTGGCCGTCGCGCTCGGCGTCCCCTTCAGCGTGCTCGTGGAGTCGCCGGCGCCCGCGGTGACGGTGATCCGCGCGGGCGAGGGCCCGACCATGCACGCGGAGAATTCCTCGTACGCGGGCACGCTGCTCTCCGCGGGCCCGACAGGCGTACGGCGCGACATCTACCACGGCGCCCTGGAGCCCGGCGCCCCCCGCGAGTCCGACGCGCACATCCCGGGTTCGGTGGAACACCTGGTCATCAGCACGGGCCGCCTCCTGGCGGGCCCCCAGGGTGAAACGGTGGAACTGACCCCCGGCGACTACATGTCGTACCGCGGCGACGTCCCCCACTCGTACGAGGCCCTGGAGCCGAACACGACGTTCGTCATGATCATGCAGCACACCTAG